The genome window GGCATGCTGGGCTTTGAGGGCAGAGAGCTGCGACGGGTCCTGAGACATACCTGAGAGGATCATCCCCAACCCCATCTGAGAGTGATGCTGGTGTTgttgtggctgctgctgctgctgctggtggtggtgaAGGTGACGCTGCTGCATCTGGGCCTGCAGCGCCATGGGGGCCACCGTGTTGGGCTCCAGACCTTTACCCAACAGCAGCTGGTTGGGTTTGGACCTCACACCCCCCACCACGGATGTGCCCATGCCCATCAGGCCCACCCCTCCTGGACTGGGCATGAGGGGATCCACCTGGGTCATCATGACATCACTGGGAGGAGGGGAGTCAGAGGTGAGCAGCGCCTCCAGGCTGGAAGGCACGTGGGTGGTGTAATGGCCGCCCCCACGGGAGCCGGAGTTGGACATGGGGTTGAAGAGGGAGTTGCTGAAGGTCGACTGCTCTTTGCTGCTGGTTCCACACTGAGAGACGGAGGCCTGGGTCCCGGTGTGAGTGGGGGCCTGCGGGAGGCTGGATGGCTGCAGCTgatggaaggaggaggagaagctggagcCACGAGGCAGCAGAGTGGAGGCGGAGGGCAGCGGAGTGGGAGGTGCTGGTGGTGCTGTGCTGGGACTGGCGCCTCCCTGCTGCCCGGTCATCAACGTGAGGCTGTCGATCAGATCCAGCTGATCCAGCTCCTCCATGAGGGTCTCGGTGAGGGTGGGGGTCAAGCTGCTAGCGGCGTATCTTCCCAGCAGTCCGTCCTCAGGCAGGTTATCTCCATCTTCCTGTCCAGGAGCGATGGGGGACAGACGTCCGCTCAGAGTGCTGGCGTCAGAGCTAGTGCGTGGGCGGAAGGTGGTCCACATGTCGGCGTCATCCAGGCTGCCGCGGGACGAGGGGCTGCTGCTGTTGACCCCCCATTTGGGAAACTGCTGGGACGAATTCGGGCTGTCCGCACCCGCTGACCCTGTGCTGCCGTCGCCCTGCACCCCCCCGGCGCCGCCCAGGCCGGCTGCCCCCGCCTGCTTCTTGGTCTGCTTGGCCCTCATGCGGCTCTTCAGCAGTTTGCTGCTGTTGTCCATGGAGGCGGCCCGGCGGCGGGGAGCCTTCCCGGTCTTCCCTCCCTCTGGGTTGAGCATCCACCAGGAGCTCTTACCTGTCGATTCATTGTGAACCCTCAAGAACTTGTTGTGGAGTGATAAATTGTGGCGAATTGAATTCtgcaaacagagaaagagaacaGGTAATTGTAAAAAGCATAGCCTTTGAAGATTTGAAGTCGGCAtccttttatttaattatcctgctattaattgttttttcctcGATCTTACTCAATTCcttatatattacatttctttgtccatgttattttttttttttttaaacagtcaaGTCTAGGGTCGCAAAGGGTGGGAatatgtcagatttttttttctgagtttttGCAAAATTTAATTATAGAGATTATACcttttaatattacatttaatttaaatgtaacagGCAGGCAACTCTTGCATCACATGTACAGGTAATTAACCAGCATCCCATTAAATAGGAGTTAACCCTGAGAGAATAAAGTGTACCATGTACACTTCAGTCTCCCATCACATGTACAGCAGCACTCTTGCACTGTCTGAGCCAAAGGACTACATGCTTCAATGTACATTTTGATTAAATTACTACTAATATTATGTTAAtaatttttatatgtatatagttAACTAGCAGATACTAGTAACATCAGCCAAAAGGCGAAGTACGCAACTTGTTACCGTCTGCTAGTTTTTGTTATCCAGCTCTTACCATGATGGATGTAACTTAGCTTGACTGAACATGCTTACTGCGGAGTTTAACTGTTATTTATCTATAACAATTCATTCTTTATTGTGTAACATTTCTGTTGTAAATAAGTTGTTCACTTTAAACTCTAAGTCTGTACAAAACCAAAATCGTTTGCTCAAACTGTCAAAGTACTTCTCTGCATTAGTTAAGTTTCCAGCCAGCTAACTCACCTCATATTACACATCTGACACTGAATTTGACAAATTCACAGATTATGCCTCCTTTTGATAGGGTTAAAGGCTTGTTTCCACAGCCTGAGCAAATAAGCCcaaaatttatttttctattttttatttcccatTAAATTTGTAATAAATTCCCGGTTATTGCCCTTGAATATTactggaattttgcaaccctggCCAAGACTAGTAGACACATATAAACTGTGACAATGGGTCACAAGTAGTAATTGGTTGAAAGAAGGTTGGGAACTAGCTAATACTACACATTTACTTTCAGGTCTCTTTTGTCACTTGACCTCTTTGCCTTTTTGCAGCcaagcataaaaacacatacataatacataaacaaacaaacaaacaaacaataacttgACTATTTAAGAGAGTGAAAGTGCTGTTacagtaagtaaataaatatctgCTGAAAATGAACAGTACAGCTTGTCATCATGTCGtcaaatatgaaaaacaaagaaaaaaattaaagaggtatttttttatacctaaaaaaacaaagagatatACTTTGATATTGGGATGTTATGATATGAGATGTCCCTCTGATTGTTGTAAGTCCAATAAACAAGATGGTTATCTGCAAACCAGTGTGATGTAACATGAATTGTAAGGCCATAAATCTATGAGTTATGGCACTTGTAGTCCATCCTGTAAAGCGGTGCAGTAAACATGTCCTCCCCTCATACTCACCTTCCAGCCGGCTGAGCTGTTGCTGTCTCCTTTGTCTCTGAAGTAAGGCACTGTCTTCACCATCCACTCGTAAATCTGTGCCAGGGTCAGCCTCTTCTCAGGTGAGTTCTCGATGGCCTGGCTGATCAGGTCTGCGTAGCTCTGGTTCCCCCACGCGTTGCGGCGGGACGATCCTTTGCGGGGCGTCGCTCCGGCTCCGCCCACGCCGGCCACGACCCCTCCCTCGGCCGCGGCGGCCGCAGCCTTCTCGGGCTCGGTGATTTGCTGGGGCTCGGGCTTGTCCTCGTCGGCGGGCGGGGTCCCGGCGGCGGACTCGGAGCCATCGGCCACCTCCGGTTTGACAGCAGAGATGTCGGGTCTCGGCAGGGGCCACGTGCAGGAGCGTGGTCTGCTCTGTGGCTCGAAATCTGGGTCAATCGGGGGCACCGAGGAGTCCTCCATGGCGGTCCTCTGAACTTCCACTCAACCAAACAGATGGGACCACTTATAACATCTAGGCTACCTTTAAAAGTTAAATTGAACTTATAGTGGatgatgctttaaaaaaacaacttcctgacaAAAAAATGCTCCAGCCACTGCGGGGGTGTAAACAGAGGGGCCTGGAGAAGAGACGTAATAATCTGGACACACCAATAGCCTCGGTTAATCCTCAGATTGGAGATTAGGGAACCCAAATAATCTCCTTAATAGTAACTATCATAAACCTTCCGATTTATATAGAATGAAGGAGGGCCGGGATGAGGGTCCCTTTGtttgaatgaaataaaaacaaaagtggcAGAGTGGCAGTGAACACCAACACATCTGGTTTTGTCTCATCTGGAAAGTAATAGCAAAAAGTTAAAGGTGAAtggatgcaaaaaaaatgccattCCTGTTAGTAAAATACTGAAATTAAATATTGTCAAAGGATAAATGCTATAAAGGGTATAGAATAGAAaagagaatagaaaagaagTAAGTACTTTTTTAACAAATCAAAATTACAGAATTAATCCGTACCAAATTTGTCAAATTATGTGTATGTTTTCCCACTCAAacctgtgtttgttttactgTTAAGCAATGAAGACTACAGGCAGGGATTAGCTGGCTACTGTTACAAAAGATCTTCTCAGGAGAGCCCTGTCTTTTTCCACTTGTAAACAACGTGATGTCTGGCCGCTCCACAAGCCAAAAACTCCACACAAactttataaaaaagacacagacaagCCCGGTTAAATCCGAGTTAAGAGAAAAAGCGTATAGCGGCTGATTATGCCAGCAATGGTTGTTAGCCAACTgccaaaaaagtgtaaaaacagtAGAGTCTGGCGGCCTGCACGTTAAACCCGCTGGAACTAAACAACCGGAGAAATGTCGAGAAGAAGGAAGGGAGAGCAGGATTAGCTGGCTCACAAATAGTGTTTTTCAGTTAATAAAAGTGGGAAGATGAGAGAATTGTACGCTGAGAGGAGTCCGTGCTTCAAGTCTGCACGATCCGCCACATTGCGGCCAGGCGCATGTCACCATCTGCCATGTTTCTCCACTCCTGCCGCGGCACACGATGCGCCAAGAAGCGGCTATAAAAGCCTCTCCACCGAGGCCCGGAGCTCGGCTGGGCTTCGCCCCGCGGTCTCGGTAGACCGACTACAAAGCGGATTCCTGGGTGTTGGGTGAAGTTAGGTCGCCTCGGAGGTCTGTCGGCTCCCACTCGCCGCACTCTGAAAACAGCACGATAGCCACCGTAACGTTAGCTGGTTAAGCTCCTGCTACTCCAGAGTTTACAATCCGTGAAAAAGTCCGTTAAAAGCCCCCGATAACTTCCTCCAAGTAGCCGTTTTTAATCCTCGATCAGTTTGGTAAAAGTTGCTGTCGTTGTGTCGGTCCAAATATTCACTCCTTCAGTATTTTTtggacttgttttgttttgttttgttttgactcGAGGCGAAGACTCCCTTCTGACGTCTGTTTACCACTGTCAGGCAACGCATTCTGCGCCTGCGCAGAGTGTGGATTTCTGGGAAATCGAGTCATTCAAGTGACAGCACAGGCGTAAACAGCAGCTGAGGGAGGCAACATGTACCTGTACCCGTGCATTATGTAACAGTTTCTGAAAGTGTGTTAAGTCCCAGATACAACTAGGGCAGTAAAGGTAGGCCTATTACTGGTAACAAGAGCACTGGTACTAGAAATAGAtcacaacaactaaaactacaaaacaacatGTTGTAATTATGAGCTAATAATGGGCTAAAACCTTTTTTCAAAGTAGCCTATAATAAAACCGCATGGCCAGATTAACATGCTTCCTATAAACCCCCTCATAATACATTGGTACTGGCTTCGGCGTACTGTGTTTGTACATCATCTCCAGATTTTTCTTATGTGTACACTTCAGACCACAAATGCATTTAATTATGGTTAATTTTATGCccattgacccagaaaatggTACTGGTACAACTGAGGAGAATTGATTTCCTAATGAAGACTTTAAATCATGGAAACATTTagtatgtatttgtttatataattatcttctgtctttatttaacattttccaCATTAGTCACTATTATTGCATTGTTTTGATTGTTAATTACTTTTTGCTGGACTTCAGGGCAATTCCAGGattgttaaaaaatgaagtAGCACAGGTGGGACCAAGAACCAGTCAGGTTGGCCCATGGGAAATCAGGAAATGATAACAGAGAcaaataaagcatttaaaattgGCGAAAACACTGGCTGGTGCCACCCCATGCCCTCCCCTTTAGACAAACCCCTGACGTTAAGTCACTGGCTATGTTAGCCTTTTGCACAATTTtcatttatacttttatatttttaatagttATCCTAATTATtgcactgttttatttttgttgttgttttaatttaatttgcacTTACTCCATTAGGGctgatttttcaaaaaagtcttATTGACTATTCATTGActaaataaccagaaaacatgtttatatacaTGATGATACATGGTGTATATTgttatatctatctatcatgtGCAGTACAGGAGATAATTAGGCTTGTTACagtgatgttgttgatgttgatgtgaTAAATGTTTTAACAAGATAAATGTTTAAGTCTGTTTCCTGCTGAGGCTCCTTCTAATGCATTAAATAAGTAATTCATAAGTAATCACACTGAATTTCACACTGAATGCACCCCAATAAGCAGCAGAAAGGTTTCAgcaaggtttttgtttttttgcattaactctacagagtctggggctatttagtccatttctgaatccttttcatcctgcctgtatacaccgcttaaaaatgtttaaatgccatgttggtttattttttacacctatatgacctaataataattgattttttattctgacttactagatcaacattttgaaccaaaaagaaacaaaaaaacaaacaacataaatgtgatcattttgtgtcttttttaaattcattttgtgtctttttttgtagtcattgtgtgtcttttttttgtcattttgtgtcttctgtgtttttcttgggggtcatttggtgtctttttttagtcattttgtgtctttttctggtcattttgtgtctttttttggtcattttgtgtcttttttagtcctttagtccaacataaaatgtgattttgaatcttcttTTTACTCTCAAAcgctatcatgctcaataaagaattttaaatgttgcaaatgtgaacaaaggttgcaaatataacatataagagggttacacccagttctatcattttatactaaataaatttgaccttttctccagttttactttgtatatcatcatcaaactgaaactggcctcatggcagaactttatatgtaaatttacagtagggctccacgctgctttgttttctagactggatgtcatgaagaagtcatgctttggtgcttttggtgactccagagggccAATGTTGGTGATAATGGCCTCGCTCTGGACTCTAACTCCCAGAAGTCTTTGCGGCGGTTCTCTGTGTTTACAACCAGCTGACATCCGGTGTCTTCCCGTCCATTAGCCACCGATACCACAGTCAACGATATCCATCTACACTCGATATTTCCCTCTTGAAAAGCACTCCCCGCTGATTCGTCAACTCAACTGAATGCAACATTTCATCAAAGTCATCAGATGCAGGTGAGCCTGGCTGGATAAAAAGTGCCGTTTGTACATTTAGTTAGCCAGCTAGCCCGCAGCTAGCCAGCGATAGCGAGctaatgctaacgttagcagaaGGCTTCCTCTTCGCAGCGATCAGTTTCGACATCTGTCAGGACATAACTCGGTGCTAGTTGGTGTCCTTGGGCGAGATGCATATTCtagctgtttaaaaaaacaaaccatttcATGAGTACAAGCCAGCTAATTAGCAACGGTGGTTAAAAACAacctaatataaataaaaaaaacattagccCGCTAGCTTAATTAGCTTAACGATTGAACATTGAGAGCTCGTCGCTTCCGTCGCCTGACAAGCTAAGTTTGTCATGTTTAATTCGATAAACCATGGCGAAGTGACACCGTTTACTCACAACTAACACTATTCAAGGTAATTGATCAGCAATGTGCATGTTTGGCGTTTGATTGACAGTGTTGTGATGTTAGCTGTAACGTTAGCGCCACTTAGCTCGGCGGATAATGGATTATGTGCAGTGCAGTTCTGGTGCCAGGCTGTGGGAAGCTGCCTcacagtgtttgtgttgtttgtgtcagGGCTCTGGCCCCGTCTCCAGCAGCTGAAGCACACCAGCCCTGTCCTCTCTGATCCACGTCAACGGTCTTCCTCCACCCTGAGCCATGACCAGCCAGAGGGATCTTGATATGGTGAGTTAGGGTCTGACACCTTTGAAGTTATTTTCCAACATCAACACAGAACCAAGCTTACAAATTAATCTGTGTATGCTGATGACATGTGTCTCTGCATTGTATCCCATCACACATACTGTTCCTGTGTGATAAACAGACATAATTCacttaattattattgttgtaacATACAGTAATGTTTCCCCAAGTTTAAATAATTTGGGGTTCGGGGTACGAGGATGGGGGGTTCCTGGATTAGTCAACGTTCACAAACACTTAGCTGGGACAGTGACTGCTGTTCCTGTGAACACCATCTGTCTAATCTCAGTTAAAACGTTGCCCTACTTTCCTTTCAAGGTTTAGACGCCAATTGATTGTACCCTCTTATTAAATCCTGGCCCCCAGCCCCCCACTGTAGGAATGGACAACAGTCATTTAGAGTCGGATTAGAAATGATGAAAGAAGTTAAATGggtatttttgtcatttatgtcacctggttgcttgctttCTCACCTGCAAGTATGCACATCATAGTAATTCACAAAGAAAAGATAGCAATCTTTTGAATTTGTGAAGCTGAAACCAGCaaaaattttgtatttttgttgtataaatggttaaccAATTTTATTGATtgtcaaagacagaaaattatcattttattttgatatatgtCAGTTAGACCACCAGTTCTCCCAGTCCACATGTGAGTAATAAAAGGGGAACATTTAGTGCTGGAACAATCAGTCAATTAATCTGTTTATTCAGTAACATACAATCTGTaactatttaaatatttgattaattgtttcatttttttagagCAACAGTTTTAAATTTGCTATTTGTGACTTCACAATGAGAATATTTGTAGCTTTTCTCAATTTTATATCATTAGAAACTGAATACTTTCAGGATTTGTTtaggaaaaatgaaaaatctttaaatggCTCTTGAAATTGTGAaatataattgttttaaattatatcatattaaacaaaaatgttgttaaatATCTTATCTAGGACACCTACGTCAGGTAGAAACCAACAAGGCAGTTTGGGGTTTAATGGATCAACAATCTTTGCAGCAGCTCTGTGGCGTTAGCTTGTGGATGGTTATGTTTTTAGCAAATGTCAAGAATGGATAAGCCTTTGGTAGCCATGTTAACCCTAAAAAAGTAATTCATAATAGTGTTTGAAGGATTTAATGTCTTTCTTTGGATTGGAGAACCTCGAGAAGGTCTATGATGTGGGATGTTGCCATGGGTAAGCTGGCAGATTtgcctttgtttttattttgttgttgatgaAAGGGATAGGGACGGGAAAGGGGACAAAGCTTGTTAATGATGACATGGGTATGTAACCCCACATTGAGGTTATTCAGTTcagaggggggaggggagggcaGAGGACCACCGAGGGAGGATTGTATTTGTAAACAGATCAGAGAGTGGGGTCGTCCCTCCCTGACGTCACACCTCGTGGTTAAGTCTCTTTGTTCTTGCCTCTGATTTGTGAACCCAAAGAAAGTTAATGTCCCACCTTTAGAACAGGGGGATTGTCAGGGAAAATTAATTCGGAATCTGTCAATTCTAACTCTTGAGTAGAGAAGTCTCAGCAGAGAGATTTAGTGGatggggtgttttttttttctccagagtAATTTTTTGGAGTAGCAGCATGATTGATTAGAGATGATGGATTAATGGATTAATAAGGAACAGGACTTACTGCAGCATAAATTTGACGACTGAGGTTCAAAATGGATCAATAAATTAGGTCAGAGTGATGTTTCAATCCTGGCCTTGAGCTGactatacatacagtacaaaaTTAGtggacaaattaaaataaacgtTAAATTATGACTGCAAATCTCTCACTATTGATGTCTGCTTTAAATCTATGAGAAGGAGCTGGATGGACTCCAAAGcacaatttatttaaatggaaaaacatcTCAAATACATCCAAAGTagttttaagttaaataaataaaataagctaTTGTACATATGATATAGTCATGATGTTCATCTGCACAGCTTCCATGATGCAGCACAACAGCCTGTTGGTACAGTTTGTATACAGTATGGGTGTGGTGTCAGAGCCAGCTGAGATCGTAACGCCACCATCTTCAGTTGAAACTGTCTTTACTTCTGgtttcagattgtttttttaactctgtTGTCCAGTGTTTAATTTCAacacaaagcagcaaacaaagaAACTAGTTGTTAGCACCTGCTGCTGTCGTATTATCAATCATTAATGATTATACATGTGACTTTGACTAAATTACAATACTGTGAGTATtacctttttttgtgtattaatgttttttttttttttatatacctaCAGTCATTTACTctaattatttgaactattcAATGTCAGAAACTATTCAttgctttgttttgtgtgtttaaaactCCACGGTTCACATCCATCTTGGTACCAGTCGGCTATCGCTCTAGCCCGATTATGACTCCAACTTCTTATCTTGGCAAGACCCGCCCTGGGTGGCAGCCTGGAGGGTTCAGGTTAGACATCGACCTTGAGTGGTTCAGATTAGGATAGGCCATTGGTCAGGGGAAAGGACCTGAACAAACCACATAATAGTAACTAGGGCTGGACAATATATCAGAATTTTGTTGATACTCTAATATGAGACCGATATCATCTTAGATTTTGGATATGTGTGATTTGATATTGTGATATGCCTTAAGTGATATCTTGGTTTTAATTGCTACAATACAGTGACATGATGTAATTTACTGAATTAACCAGATGGTTCTAGCctttacagtagtgttcaaaataatagcagtccaatgtgactaaccagattaatccaggtttttagtatttttttattgctacatggcaaacaaggtaccagtaggtgcagaagattctcagaaaaccaacaagacccagcattcatgatatgcagctcttaaggctgtgcaattgggcaattagttgaaaggggtgtgttacaAAATATAGcggtgtggcattcaatcagtgaggtcatcaattttgtgaaaaaacaggtgtgaatcaggtggcctctatttaacccatttaagctgaGAAAGCAtgaccgcatttctaccattaaaactgggagcgctgttgcgttattctaccattaacgCCGGGAGGGTgaatacgtcgttttgtagttttttttccacctatttttggtctcttggccaataaaatgcatcagaatacatgcgggagtgtcgcaatgcaacatgggacttttccagaactttgaaatcatggcggaagacgactatagcggaggagctcagaagtaagtgacggaagcgatcttgatgGAAACGGCGCTgcgattttattgctgatccggactttgaaccctcggaaccaatcgaccgggatttatggatgaggaatgtttttagacgacatattttcaccgaagaacagacagatttgtggccatctggagaaattaacaataataatactaattgattgtgatgatgatataagaaatcatgactgtttatgtcttatattactttatatgTCGTTGagtgaaaagtgcaatatagataaaatgtattattatttttattacagtaggctaatgagaactaggtctatttcttccaatggtaaTATCATGTTTACATCTTGCTAATTTTACTTACAGTCCATATACAGCCATACTAGTGCactttatgttttacatttttattgaaaataatgctgcactgacacttaaaaaaattattgtactgacactttatttttacattttcgaTTGAAAATAGTGCTCCTCAGTTGGCAGAGCACCTGCCTCATGTGTTGGGGCTGTAGTTCTCTCTgttgagtttgttgatttaaaaaaaaaaaatgtattgaaggtttggactaATAATACCATACTTCTCGTGAAAGCCacatgtataagctctcaaatactttttgaatttcatttctatctgctacagaggctgaaaaatttCCAGAAGAGAGATTCATAACAGTTCATTATTCTCATTTAACTTCTTGCAGAAACCAGCATTACGCTTCTGATATCAAAATTTTGTCCTgttgcctacagattctgcagtcatatgcagatatctgtttatcACATAAGAGAAAGAAATGCAGAAATCATCCCAGTTGAGAAGTTGGAACTTGGAATAAAgattaaagaataataaaatggttgtattttggtaatttaatcaattaataatGTCAGCTCTACTACAATATGTGTTGGAAtagtt of Centropristis striata isolate RG_2023a ecotype Rhode Island chromosome 12, C.striata_1.0, whole genome shotgun sequence contains these proteins:
- the foxo4 gene encoding forkhead box protein O6, giving the protein MEDSSVPPIDPDFEPQSRPRSCTWPLPRPDISAVKPEVADGSESAAGTPPADEDKPEPQQITEPEKAAAAAAEGGVVAGVGGAGATPRKGSSRRNAWGNQSYADLISQAIENSPEKRLTLAQIYEWMVKTVPYFRDKGDSNSSAGWKNSIRHNLSLHNKFLRVHNESTGKSSWWMLNPEGGKTGKAPRRRAASMDNSSKLLKSRMRAKQTKKQAGAAGLGGAGGVQGDGSTGSAGADSPNSSQQFPKWGVNSSSPSSRGSLDDADMWTTFRPRTSSDASTLSGRLSPIAPGQEDGDNLPEDGLLGRYAASSLTPTLTETLMEELDQLDLIDSLTLMTGQQGGASPSTAPPAPPTPLPSASTLLPRGSSFSSSFHQLQPSSLPQAPTHTGTQASVSQCGTSSKEQSTFSNSLFNPMSNSGSRGGGHYTTHVPSSLEALLTSDSPPPSDVMMTQVDPLMPSPGGVGLMGMGTSVVGGVRSKPNQLLLGKGLEPNTVAPMALQAQMQQRHLHHHQQQQQQPQQHQHHSQMGLGMILSGMSQDPSQLSALKAQHAAVSAVGSHHGGPVTSANPGVSLQGMSQFGAPSCFPAGQDRLPTDLDIDMFTENLDCDVDYIINSDLMDGDGIDFNFDPILPGGQGYGNPATTQGSAHSWVPS